One region of Armigeres subalbatus isolate Guangzhou_Male chromosome 3, GZ_Asu_2, whole genome shotgun sequence genomic DNA includes:
- the LOC134222269 gene encoding uncharacterized protein LOC134222269, with protein MEDIVSEVPIISVKRLHRFVEGNRIPANRISVRFRANTLPDRIRLFFCCSRVRPFNQKLIACGKCLRFNHSESRCKGIRRCKKCSGQHETEEEFKHCNNKPRCAHCKSEEHSMEDEKCPEKVRQKNIKMLMAKSAVTFAEAKECFPLRTQNTYAPLEDISEFPALGESYAATQHGDSLRTQWQKTNLEREKIKPAVKTYPDQPKKQTKGTKRPRQEGQSEETTNATKTTSERNRIISNVTGQTMDGAAMNNQRDNIEKEKGG; from the coding sequence ATGGAAGATATTGTGAGCGAAGTACCAATCATCAGCGTGAAGCGCCTGCATCGGTTTGTGGAAGGAAACAGAATTCCGGCAAACCGCATCAGCGTAAGGTTTCGAGCAAACACTTTGCCGGATCGTATCCGGCTTTTCTTCTGCTGTAGTAGAGTACGGCCCTTCAATCAGAAGTTGATTGCATGCGGAAAGTGTCTCAGATTTAACCATAGTGAGTCGCGCTGTAAGGGGATTCGAAGGTGCAAAAAATGCTCCGGGCAACACGAGACTGAAGAGGAGTTTAAACACTGTAACAATAAGCCGAGATGCGCGCACTGCAAATCAGAAGAACACTCGATGGAAGATGAGAAGTGCCCGGAAAAAGTCAgacagaaaaatatcaaaatgttgATGGCGAAATCAGCAGTCACGTTTGCTGAAGCAAAAGAATGTTTCCCTCTACGAACGCAGAACACTTATGCTCCACTTGAGGACATCAGCGAATTCCCAGCATTGGGCGAATCGTATGCAGCAACACAACACGGAGATTCACTACGAACGCAATGGCAGAAAACAAACCTGGAAAGAGAGAAAATCAAACCTGCAGTGAAGACGTACCCGGACCAGCCGAAAAAACAGACGAAGGGAACCAAACGACCACGCCAAGAAGGTCAATCCGAAGAAACAACAAACGCGACGAAGACAACCAGCGAGCGAAATCGAATTATCAGCAACGTAACCGGTCAAACTATGGACGGCGCAGCGATGAACAACCAAAGGGACAACATCGAAAAGGAAAAGGGCGGCTAG